A window from Pseudomonas sp. MRSN 12121 encodes these proteins:
- a CDS encoding thiopurine S-methyltransferase, with product MQPEFWHKRWEQNQIGFHLSEVNPYLQRYWSQLGLAANSRVLVPLCGKSLDLGWLAGQGHQVLGIELSEKAIQDFFSEQQVQPQVSLRGAFKVYEYGPIQLWCGDFFALQAADVADCQALYDRAALIALPPPMRERYAAHLRAILPAGCQGLLITLDYDQALMAGPPFAVLDDEVRALLGARWQLQVEEERDILGESWKFLQGGVTRLEERVYRLLAR from the coding sequence ATGCAACCGGAGTTTTGGCACAAGCGGTGGGAACAGAATCAGATCGGCTTCCATCTGTCGGAGGTCAATCCCTACCTGCAGCGTTACTGGTCGCAGCTGGGGCTGGCAGCGAATTCGCGGGTGCTGGTGCCGCTGTGCGGCAAGAGCCTGGACCTGGGCTGGCTGGCGGGGCAGGGGCATCAGGTGCTGGGTATCGAATTGTCGGAGAAAGCCATCCAAGACTTCTTCAGCGAGCAGCAGGTGCAGCCCCAGGTCAGCCTCCGAGGGGCGTTCAAGGTCTACGAGTACGGTCCGATCCAGCTCTGGTGCGGCGACTTCTTTGCCCTGCAGGCTGCCGATGTAGCCGACTGCCAGGCGCTCTACGATCGGGCGGCGTTGATTGCCTTGCCGCCGCCGATGCGCGAGCGATATGCGGCGCATCTGCGGGCGATCCTGCCGGCGGGGTGCCAGGGACTGCTGATTACCCTGGATTACGATCAGGCGCTGATGGCGGGGCCGCCTTTCGCAGTGCTCGATGACGAGGTCCGGGCTTTGCTCGGCGCGCGCTGGCAACTGCAGGTAGAAGAGGAGCGGGACATCCTGGGCGAAAGCTGGAAGTTTCTCCAGGGTGGCGTCACCCGTCTCGAGGAGCGGGTCTATCGCCTGCTGGCGCGCTGA
- a CDS encoding class III extradiol ring-cleavage dioxygenase codes for MFPSLFISHGSPMLALEPGASGPALARLAAELPRPKAIVVVSAHWESQDLRVGSNPHPETWHDFGGFPAALFAVQYPAPGQPELAAQVAQLLRADGLPAQLDDQRPFDHGVWVPLSLMYPQADIPVVQVSLPSRMGPALQTRVGHALSGLRQQGVLLIGSGSITHNLRELDWHAGPESVEPWAKAFRDWMIEKLAADDEPALHDYRRQAPHAVRSHPSDEHLLPLYFARGAGGDFSIAHQGFTLGALGMDIYRFG; via the coding sequence ATGTTCCCTAGCCTGTTCATCTCCCATGGCTCACCGATGCTCGCCCTGGAACCCGGCGCCAGCGGCCCGGCGCTCGCTCGCCTGGCGGCCGAGCTGCCACGGCCCAAGGCCATAGTGGTGGTGTCGGCCCATTGGGAAAGCCAGGACCTGCGGGTCGGCAGCAACCCGCACCCAGAGACCTGGCATGACTTCGGCGGCTTCCCCGCCGCACTGTTCGCCGTGCAGTACCCGGCCCCCGGCCAGCCCGAACTGGCGGCACAAGTAGCGCAGTTGCTGCGGGCCGATGGCTTGCCGGCGCAACTCGACGACCAGCGCCCGTTCGACCATGGAGTCTGGGTTCCGCTGTCGCTGATGTATCCACAGGCGGATATCCCGGTGGTCCAAGTTTCCCTGCCCAGCCGCATGGGCCCGGCCTTGCAGACCCGGGTCGGACACGCGCTGTCCGGCTTGCGGCAACAGGGCGTGCTGCTGATCGGCTCCGGCAGCATTACCCATAACCTGCGCGAACTGGACTGGCACGCCGGCCCGGAAAGCGTGGAGCCCTGGGCCAAAGCCTTTCGAGACTGGATGATCGAGAAACTCGCCGCCGACGATGAGCCGGCCCTGCATGACTATCGTCGCCAGGCGCCGCATGCCGTGCGCAGCCACCCCAGCGACGAACACCTGCTGCCGCTGTACTTTGCCCGGGGCGCCGGCGGCGACTTCAGCATCGCCCACCAAGGCTTCACCCTGGGTGCGCTGGGCATGGATATCTATCGCTTCGGCTGA
- a CDS encoding winged helix-turn-helix domain-containing protein translates to MPALLSFSLKQARRLALAAQGFSGRPLPATIGPAQVNRLFERLGVVQIDSVNALVRSHYLPLFSRLGDYPAQLLDQAAWSQGRRRSLFEYWGHEASLLPLSLYPLMRWRMQRASQGQGIYQQLARFGQEQQATIRRVLAAVEEQGALGAGSLSTRQERAGPWWDWSAEKHALEWLFAAGEVTVAGRRGFERLYDLPERVLPARILQQPHPGEAEAQRTLLLHAASALGVATEKDLRDYFRLAPADSRARLAELLENGELLACEVAGWKQPAYCLPEAKVPRAVPASALLSPFDSLIWERSRTERLFDFHYRLEIYTPQHKRVYGYYVLPFLHHERIAARVDLRAERAQGRLAVHAVHEENPGLDEQGMQALASHLRRLADWLGLAEVRLNCPRASAQRLRGFL, encoded by the coding sequence ATGCCCGCACTACTGTCCTTTTCCCTCAAGCAGGCCCGGCGCCTGGCCCTGGCCGCCCAGGGTTTTTCCGGGCGGCCGCTGCCTGCGACGATCGGGCCGGCGCAGGTCAACCGCCTGTTCGAACGCCTGGGCGTGGTGCAGATCGACTCGGTCAATGCCCTGGTGCGCTCGCACTACCTGCCGCTGTTTTCCCGCTTGGGCGACTACCCCGCGCAACTGCTGGACCAGGCAGCCTGGAGCCAGGGCCGGCGACGCAGCCTGTTCGAGTATTGGGGGCATGAAGCCTCGTTGCTGCCGTTGTCGCTGTATCCCTTGATGCGTTGGCGCATGCAGCGGGCCAGCCAGGGCCAGGGGATCTATCAGCAGTTGGCGCGTTTTGGCCAGGAACAGCAGGCGACCATCCGCCGGGTGTTGGCCGCGGTCGAGGAGCAGGGGGCCCTCGGTGCGGGTAGCCTGTCGACCCGGCAGGAGCGCGCTGGGCCCTGGTGGGACTGGAGCGCGGAAAAACATGCGCTGGAATGGCTGTTTGCCGCGGGCGAGGTGACGGTCGCGGGGCGACGAGGATTCGAGCGTTTGTACGACCTTCCGGAGCGGGTGCTGCCGGCGCGGATCCTGCAACAGCCGCATCCCGGGGAGGCCGAGGCCCAGCGCACATTGTTGCTGCACGCCGCCAGCGCCCTGGGCGTGGCCACCGAGAAGGACTTGCGCGATTACTTCCGCCTGGCCCCGGCGGACAGCCGCGCACGGCTGGCGGAGTTGCTGGAGAACGGCGAATTGCTGGCCTGTGAAGTAGCGGGCTGGAAGCAGCCGGCGTACTGCTTGCCAGAGGCTAAGGTGCCGCGTGCTGTGCCGGCCAGTGCGTTGCTGTCGCCCTTCGACTCGTTGATCTGGGAGCGCAGTCGCACCGAGCGTCTATTCGACTTCCACTACCGCCTGGAAATCTACACGCCGCAGCACAAGCGGGTGTATGGCTATTACGTGTTGCCCTTCCTGCACCACGAACGCATCGCGGCGCGGGTCGACCTGCGGGCGGAGCGCGCGCAGGGGCGCCTGGCGGTGCATGCCGTGCATGAAGAGAATCCAGGGTTGGACGAGCAGGGCATGCAGGCGCTGGCGAGCCATTTGCGGCGCCTGGCCGACTGGCTGGGCCTGGCCGAGGTCCGGCTCAATTGCCCGAGGGCCAGCGCCCAGCGCTTGCGCGGCTTTCTTTGA
- a CDS encoding DUF1127 domain-containing protein: MKGQKGYVLAHRFPWHEMSLRSLLHRIVRWHELHRERVMLAGMSDEALKDIGLSRADVEQETLRPFWDDPMHK; encoded by the coding sequence ATGAAAGGTCAAAAAGGTTATGTACTGGCTCACCGGTTCCCCTGGCACGAAATGTCCTTGCGGTCCTTGCTGCACAGGATCGTGCGTTGGCACGAACTCCACCGCGAACGCGTCATGCTGGCCGGCATGAGCGACGAGGCGCTGAAGGACATCGGCCTCAGCCGCGCCGATGTGGAGCAGGAAACGCTGCGGCCGTTCTGGGACGACCCGATGCACAAATGA
- a CDS encoding crotonase/enoyl-CoA hydratase family protein codes for MSQPSGSRVSREQRGHLFLIGLDRVAKRNAFDLQLLDQLSLAYGEFEANAEARVAVVFGHGEHFTAGLDLANVGARLAEGWQAPAGGCDPWGVFAGPRVSKPVIVAVQGYCLTIGIELMLAADINLCASNTRFAQLEVQRGIFPFGGATLRLHQIAGWGNAMRWLLTGDEFDAHEALRLGLVQEVMASEDLLPRALALAERIARQAPLGVQATLMSARQARLEGETAAARGLPPLVKKLLTSEDAKEGVRAMIEKRPGVFKGH; via the coding sequence ATGAGTCAGCCCAGTGGCAGTCGCGTCAGCCGTGAACAGCGTGGTCATCTCTTCCTCATCGGCCTGGACCGGGTCGCCAAGCGCAATGCCTTCGACCTGCAACTGCTCGACCAGCTCAGCCTGGCCTACGGCGAGTTCGAGGCCAACGCCGAGGCCCGGGTCGCGGTGGTGTTCGGCCACGGCGAGCATTTCACCGCCGGGCTCGACCTGGCCAATGTCGGCGCCAGGCTGGCCGAAGGCTGGCAGGCACCGGCCGGGGGCTGCGACCCCTGGGGCGTGTTCGCCGGACCGCGGGTCAGCAAGCCGGTCATAGTCGCCGTGCAGGGCTACTGCCTGACCATTGGCATCGAGCTGATGCTGGCGGCGGACATCAACCTATGTGCCAGCAATACCCGCTTCGCCCAGCTGGAAGTACAGCGCGGCATCTTTCCCTTTGGTGGCGCGACCCTGCGCCTGCACCAGATCGCCGGTTGGGGCAATGCCATGCGCTGGCTGCTCACCGGCGATGAATTCGACGCCCATGAAGCCTTGCGCCTGGGGCTGGTGCAGGAAGTGATGGCCAGCGAGGACTTGCTGCCGCGGGCCTTGGCGCTCGCGGAGCGGATCGCGCGCCAGGCGCCGCTGGGCGTCCAGGCGACCCTGATGTCGGCCCGCCAGGCCCGGCTCGAAGGGGAAACCGCGGCAGCCCGGGGCTTGCCACCGCTGGTGAAGAAGCTGTTGACCAGCGAAGACGCCAAGGAGGGCGTGCGCGCGATGATCGAAAAACGGCCGGGGGTGTTCAAGGGGCATTGA
- a CDS encoding pyridoxal phosphate-dependent aminotransferase, whose amino-acid sequence MQVSKSNKLANVCYDIRGPVLKHAKRLEEEGQRILKLNIGNPAPFGFEAPDEILQDVIRNLPTAQGYSDSKGLFSARKAVMQYYQQKQVEGVGIEDIYLGNGVSELIVMAMQALLNNGDEVLVPAPDYPLWTAAVSLAGGNPVHYLCDEQANWWPDIADIKAKITPNTKALVIINPNNPTGAVYPKAVLLEMLELARQHNLVVFSDEIYDKILYDDAVHVCTASLAPDLLCLTFNGLSKSYRVAGFRSGWVVISGPKHHAQSYIEGIDMLANMRLCANVPSQHAIQTALGGYQSINDLVLPPGRLLEQRNRTWELLNDIPGVSCVKPMGALYAFPRIDPKVCPIHNDEKFVLDLLLSEKLLVVQGTAFNWPWPDHFRVVTLPRVDDLEQAIGRIGSFLKSYRQ is encoded by the coding sequence ATGCAGGTCAGCAAATCGAACAAGCTCGCCAACGTCTGTTATGACATTCGCGGCCCAGTGCTCAAGCACGCCAAACGCCTGGAAGAGGAAGGCCAACGCATCCTCAAGCTGAACATCGGCAACCCGGCGCCATTTGGTTTCGAAGCGCCGGACGAAATTCTCCAGGATGTGATCCGCAACCTGCCGACCGCGCAAGGCTACAGCGACTCCAAGGGCCTGTTCAGCGCGCGCAAGGCCGTCATGCAGTACTACCAGCAAAAGCAGGTGGAAGGCGTCGGCATCGAAGACATCTACCTGGGCAACGGCGTTTCCGAACTGATCGTCATGGCCATGCAGGCCTTGCTCAACAATGGCGACGAAGTGCTGGTCCCGGCGCCTGACTATCCGCTGTGGACCGCGGCCGTGAGCCTGGCCGGCGGCAACCCGGTGCACTACCTGTGCGACGAGCAGGCCAACTGGTGGCCGGACATCGCCGACATCAAGGCCAAGATCACCCCGAACACCAAGGCCCTGGTGATCATCAACCCGAACAACCCGACCGGCGCGGTATACCCCAAGGCCGTGTTGCTGGAGATGCTCGAACTGGCCCGCCAGCACAACCTGGTGGTGTTCTCCGACGAGATCTACGACAAGATCCTCTACGACGACGCCGTGCACGTGTGCACCGCCTCCCTGGCGCCGGACCTGCTGTGCCTGACCTTCAACGGCCTGTCCAAGTCCTACCGCGTGGCCGGCTTCCGCTCCGGCTGGGTGGTCATTTCCGGGCCGAAGCACCACGCCCAGAGCTACATCGAAGGCATCGACATGCTGGCCAACATGCGCCTGTGCGCCAACGTGCCGAGCCAGCACGCCATTCAAACCGCGCTGGGCGGCTACCAGAGCATCAATGACCTGGTGCTGCCGCCGGGCCGCCTGCTGGAGCAGCGCAACCGCACCTGGGAACTGCTCAACGACATCCCCGGGGTCAGCTGCGTCAAGCCCATGGGCGCACTGTATGCCTTCCCCAGGATCGACCCGAAGGTCTGCCCGATCCATAACGACGAGAAGTTCGTCCTCGACCTGCTGCTCTCGGAAAAGTTGCTGGTGGTCCAGGGCACGGCCTTCAACTGGCCATGGCCCGACCACTTCCGCGTCGTGACCCTGCCCCGGGTGGACGACCTGGAACAGGCGATCGGCCGTATCGGCAGCTTCCTCAAGTCATACCGCCAGTAA
- a CDS encoding class II 3-deoxy-7-phosphoheptulonate synthase, whose translation MSQPWSPDSWRALPIQQQPAYPDAAHLLQVEQTLASYPPLVFAGEARELRRQFAEVTQGRAFLLQGGDCAESFAEFSAAKIRDTFKVLLQMAIVMTFAAGCPVVKVGRMAGQFAKPRSANDETINGVTLPAYRGDIVNGIGFDAQSRVPDPDRLLQSYHQATATLNLLRAFAQGGFADLHQVHKWNLDFIANSALAEKYSQLADRIDETLAFMRACGMDSSPQLRETSFFTAHEALLLNYEEAFVRRDSLTNDYYDCSAHMLWIGDRTRQLDGAHVEFLRGVNNPIGVKVGPSMDSEELIRLIDILNPANDPGRLNLIVRMGANKVGDHLPRLIRAVEREGKQVLWSSDPMHGNTIKASSGYKTRDFAQILTEVKEFFQVHEAEGSYAGGIHIEMTGQNVTECIGGARPITEDGLSDRYHTHCDPRMNADQSLELAFLIAETLKQVKR comes from the coding sequence ATGAGCCAACCCTGGAGTCCTGACAGCTGGCGCGCCCTGCCGATCCAGCAACAACCCGCCTACCCCGATGCTGCCCACCTGTTGCAGGTCGAACAGACCCTGGCCAGCTATCCGCCACTGGTGTTCGCCGGCGAAGCCCGGGAGTTGCGCCGCCAGTTCGCCGAGGTGACCCAGGGCCGTGCCTTTCTGCTGCAGGGCGGCGATTGCGCCGAGAGCTTCGCCGAGTTCTCCGCGGCGAAGATCCGCGACACGTTCAAGGTCCTGCTGCAAATGGCTATCGTCATGACCTTTGCCGCCGGCTGCCCGGTGGTCAAGGTCGGGCGCATGGCCGGACAGTTCGCCAAGCCACGTTCTGCCAACGACGAAACCATTAACGGCGTGACCCTGCCGGCCTATCGCGGCGACATCGTCAACGGCATAGGTTTCGATGCCCAGAGCCGCGTGCCGGACCCGGACCGCCTGCTGCAGTCCTACCACCAGGCCACCGCCACCCTGAACCTGCTGCGTGCCTTTGCCCAGGGGGGCTTTGCCGACCTGCACCAGGTGCACAAATGGAACCTGGACTTCATCGCCAACTCGGCCCTGGCCGAGAAGTACAGCCAGCTGGCCGACCGTATCGACGAGACCCTGGCCTTCATGCGCGCCTGCGGCATGGACAGTTCGCCGCAACTGCGCGAGACCAGCTTCTTCACCGCCCACGAGGCGCTGCTGCTCAACTATGAAGAAGCCTTTGTCCGTCGCGACAGCCTGACCAACGACTACTACGACTGTTCGGCGCACATGCTGTGGATCGGCGACCGTACCCGCCAGCTCGACGGCGCCCATGTGGAGTTCCTGCGCGGGGTGAACAACCCGATCGGGGTCAAGGTCGGACCGAGCATGGACAGCGAGGAACTGATCCGCCTGATCGACATCCTCAACCCGGCCAACGATCCGGGCCGCCTCAACCTGATCGTGCGCATGGGCGCGAACAAGGTCGGCGACCACCTGCCGCGGTTGATCCGCGCGGTGGAGCGCGAAGGCAAGCAGGTGCTGTGGAGTTCCGATCCGATGCACGGCAACACCATCAAGGCCAGCAGCGGCTACAAGACCCGGGACTTCGCGCAGATCCTCACCGAGGTGAAGGAGTTCTTCCAGGTCCACGAAGCCGAGGGCAGTTATGCCGGCGGCATCCATATCGAGATGACCGGGCAGAACGTCACCGAGTGCATCGGTGGCGCGCGGCCGATTACCGAGGATGGCTTGTCGGATCGCTACCACACCCACTGCGATCCACGGATGAACGCCGATCAGTCGTTGGAACTGGCCTTCCTGATCGCCGAGACCTTGAAACAGGTCAAGCGCTGA
- a CDS encoding LysR substrate-binding domain-containing protein, producing the protein MSSYPSIDTEVLRTFVAIADQGGFTKAGEQVNRTQSAVSMQMKRLEEDVLQRQLFQREGRQVRLTAEGQVLLGYARRILKLHSEVFNTLREPHMVGTVRIGTPDDYVMRFLPGILSRFAQAYPLIQIEVHCESSRQLLQRQDLDLSIVTREPGNEIGQLLRKERFVWAEAQGFCPHEQTPIPLAMFNSDCFCRQWACNALDAAGRDYRIAYNSSSLSALMAVVSAGLAITAQLESLITPDLRILGAAEGLPLLPEASIMLVRNLNTPSPITECLAEHIVEGFKL; encoded by the coding sequence TTGTCCAGCTACCCCAGTATCGATACCGAAGTGCTGCGCACCTTCGTCGCCATCGCCGACCAGGGCGGCTTCACCAAGGCCGGGGAACAGGTCAACCGCACCCAGTCGGCGGTGAGCATGCAAATGAAACGGCTCGAGGAAGACGTGCTGCAACGCCAGCTGTTCCAGCGCGAGGGACGCCAGGTGCGCCTGACCGCCGAAGGCCAGGTATTGCTGGGTTACGCGCGGCGCATCCTGAAATTGCACAGCGAAGTGTTCAATACCCTGCGCGAACCGCACATGGTCGGCACCGTGCGCATCGGCACGCCGGATGACTACGTGATGCGTTTTCTGCCCGGGATCCTCTCGCGCTTTGCCCAGGCGTACCCGCTGATCCAGATCGAAGTGCATTGCGAGTCGTCCAGACAACTGCTGCAACGCCAGGACCTGGATCTGTCCATCGTCACCCGCGAACCGGGCAACGAAATCGGCCAGTTGCTGCGCAAGGAGCGATTCGTCTGGGCTGAGGCCCAGGGCTTCTGTCCCCACGAGCAGACGCCGATCCCCCTGGCCATGTTCAACAGCGACTGCTTCTGCCGGCAGTGGGCGTGCAATGCCCTGGACGCCGCCGGGCGCGACTATCGCATCGCCTACAACAGTTCCAGCCTGTCGGCCCTGATGGCCGTGGTCAGCGCCGGCCTGGCGATCACCGCGCAGCTGGAAAGCCTGATCACCCCGGACCTGCGCATCCTCGGCGCCGCCGAAGGCCTGCCCCTGCTGCCAGAAGCCAGCATCATGCTGGTGCGCAACCTCAATACGCCCTCGCCCATCACCGAATGCCTGGCCGAGCACATAGTCGAAGGCTTCAAACTTTAA
- the htpX gene encoding protease HtpX, producing the protein MMRILLFLATNLAVVLIASITLSLFGFNGFMAANGVDLNLNQLLVFCAVFGFAGSLFSLFISKWMAKMSTSTQIITQPRTRHEQWLLQTVEQLSREAGIKMPEVGIFPAYEANAFATGWNKNDALVAVSQGLLERFSPDEVKAVLAHEIGHVANGDMVTLALVQGVVNTFVMFFARIIGNFVDKVIFKNEEGQGIAYYIATIFAELVLGFLASAIVMWFSRKREFRADEAGAHLAGTAAMIGALQRLRSEQGLPVHMPDTLNAFGINGGLKQGLARLFMSHPPLEERIDALRRRG; encoded by the coding sequence ATGATGCGCATCCTGCTGTTCTTGGCCACTAACCTGGCGGTCGTGCTGATTGCCAGCATCACCCTGAGCCTTTTCGGCTTCAACGGGTTCATGGCGGCCAATGGGGTTGACCTCAACCTCAATCAGCTGCTGGTTTTCTGTGCGGTCTTTGGTTTCGCCGGTTCCCTGTTCTCGCTGTTCATCTCCAAGTGGATGGCGAAAATGAGCACCAGCACCCAGATCATTACCCAGCCTCGCACTCGTCATGAGCAATGGCTGCTGCAAACCGTCGAGCAACTGTCCCGCGAAGCCGGGATCAAGATGCCCGAAGTCGGCATTTTCCCTGCCTACGAGGCCAACGCCTTCGCCACCGGCTGGAACAAGAACGACGCGCTGGTAGCGGTCAGCCAGGGCCTGCTCGAGCGTTTCTCGCCCGATGAAGTGAAAGCCGTGCTGGCCCACGAGATCGGCCACGTGGCCAACGGCGACATGGTCACCCTGGCGCTGGTCCAGGGCGTGGTGAACACCTTCGTGATGTTCTTCGCCCGGATCATCGGCAACTTCGTCGACAAGGTGATCTTCAAGAACGAAGAAGGCCAGGGCATCGCCTACTACATCGCGACCATCTTTGCCGAGCTGGTCCTGGGCTTCCTCGCCAGCGCGATCGTCATGTGGTTCTCGCGCAAGCGCGAATTCCGGGCCGACGAAGCCGGCGCACACTTGGCCGGCACCGCGGCGATGATCGGCGCTCTGCAACGCCTGCGTTCGGAACAGGGCCTGCCGGTGCACATGCCCGACACCCTGAACGCCTTCGGCATCAACGGTGGCCTGAAGCAGGGCCTGGCTCGCCTGTTCATGAGCCACCCACCGCTGGAAGAGCGTATCGACGCACTGCGTCGTCGCGGCTGA
- a CDS encoding spermidine synthase produces MTEERVERLLAEVHDEFGMIRVLEVADYRFLEFGDAIEQSCVFTADPSWLEYDYTRAMLIGALCHEQPESALFLGLGAGTLTQACLKFLPLEDVEAIELRPDVPRLAIEYLGLDDDPRLYIRVGDALELLDSAEPADLIFVDLYTDVGPGVGHLAWGFLENCQKRLNPGGWLVINQWATDDGKPLGAALLRGLYHRHYWELPVKEGNVILIVPSDLDQDLDMAGLCARAEALAPRLGYSLQSLIKCIRPAT; encoded by the coding sequence ATGACTGAGGAGCGCGTCGAGCGTCTGCTCGCCGAAGTGCACGATGAGTTCGGCATGATCCGGGTCCTGGAAGTGGCGGATTACCGCTTCCTCGAATTTGGCGATGCCATCGAGCAGAGCTGTGTGTTCACCGCCGACCCGAGCTGGCTGGAGTATGACTACACCCGCGCGATGCTGATCGGCGCGTTGTGCCATGAACAGCCTGAAAGCGCGCTGTTTCTCGGCCTGGGCGCCGGCACCCTGACCCAGGCCTGCCTGAAGTTCCTGCCGCTGGAAGATGTCGAGGCCATCGAGCTGCGCCCGGACGTACCGCGCCTGGCCATCGAATACCTGGGGCTGGACGACGATCCGCGTCTATATATCCGGGTCGGCGATGCGCTCGAATTGCTGGACAGCGCCGAGCCGGCGGACCTGATTTTCGTCGACCTCTACACTGACGTCGGGCCGGGTGTCGGGCACCTGGCCTGGGGCTTCCTGGAAAATTGCCAGAAGCGCCTCAACCCCGGCGGCTGGCTGGTGATCAACCAATGGGCCACCGACGACGGCAAGCCGCTGGGCGCGGCCTTGCTGCGCGGGCTCTACCATCGGCATTACTGGGAGCTGCCGGTGAAGGAGGGCAACGTGATTTTGATCGTGCCGTCCGATCTGGATCAGGACCTGGATATGGCCGGCCTGTGCGCCCGGGCCGAGGCGCTGGCGCCGCGCCTGGGGTATTCGTTGCAGTCATTGATCAAGTGCATCCGGCCGGCGACTTGA
- a CDS encoding DEAD/DEAH box helicase — translation MTQEIGGFAALELHPNIVAAVVATGYEEPSAIQQQSIPIILAGHDMIGQAQTGTGKTAAFALPILHRIDPSKREPQALILAPTRELALQVATAFETYAKQMPGVTVVAVYGGAPMGPQLKAIRNGAQIVVATPGRLCDHLRRDEKVLATVNHLVLDEADEMLKLGFMDDLEVIFKAMPESRQTVLFSATLPQSIRAIAERHLKDPKHVKIQSKTQTVTAIEQAHLLVHADQKTSAVLSLLEVEDFDALIMFVRTKQATLDLASALEAKGYKAAALNGDIAQNQRERVIDSLKDGRLDIVVATDVAARGLDVPRITHVFNVDMPYDPESYVHRIGRTGRAGREGRALLLVTPRERRMLQVIERVTGQKVAEVRLPDAQAVLDARIKKLTNSLAPLVAEAESTHGDLLDRLTADIGCSPRALAAALLRKATNGQALNLAAIEKERPLVPNSTPRGDRPERGDRPDRGDRERRAPMPLAEGRARCRTALGARDGIAAKNLLGAILNEGGLAREAIGRIQVRDSFSLVELPEEGLERLLAKLKDTRVAGKQLKLRRYRED, via the coding sequence ATGACCCAGGAAATCGGCGGCTTCGCCGCTCTTGAACTTCATCCCAATATTGTCGCTGCAGTAGTCGCTACCGGCTATGAAGAGCCTTCGGCCATTCAGCAGCAGTCGATCCCGATCATCCTCGCCGGTCACGATATGATTGGCCAGGCGCAAACCGGTACCGGTAAGACCGCCGCGTTCGCCCTGCCTATCCTGCACCGCATCGATCCGTCCAAGCGCGAGCCGCAAGCTCTGATCCTGGCCCCAACCCGTGAGTTGGCGCTGCAAGTTGCAACCGCTTTCGAAACCTACGCCAAGCAGATGCCGGGCGTAACTGTTGTGGCTGTCTACGGCGGCGCGCCGATGGGCCCACAACTGAAAGCAATCCGGAATGGTGCACAGATCGTTGTCGCCACTCCGGGCCGTCTGTGCGACCACCTGCGTCGCGACGAAAAAGTCCTGGCGACCGTGAACCACCTGGTTCTCGACGAAGCCGACGAAATGCTCAAGCTGGGCTTCATGGATGACCTGGAAGTGATCTTCAAGGCCATGCCGGAGTCCCGCCAGACCGTCCTGTTCTCGGCCACCCTGCCGCAGTCGATCCGCGCGATCGCCGAGCGTCACCTGAAGGACCCGAAACACGTCAAGATCCAGAGCAAGACCCAGACCGTCACCGCGATCGAGCAGGCTCACCTGCTGGTTCACGCCGACCAGAAGACTTCCGCCGTGCTCAGCCTGCTGGAAGTGGAAGACTTCGACGCCCTGATCATGTTCGTGCGCACCAAGCAAGCGACCCTGGACCTGGCCAGTGCCCTGGAAGCCAAAGGCTACAAAGCCGCTGCGCTGAACGGCGACATCGCCCAGAACCAGCGTGAGCGTGTGATCGACTCCCTCAAGGATGGCCGCCTGGACATCGTTGTGGCGACCGACGTGGCCGCCCGTGGCCTGGACGTACCGCGCATCACCCACGTATTCAACGTGGACATGCCGTACGACCCGGAATCCTACGTGCACCGTATCGGCCGTACCGGCCGTGCCGGTCGCGAAGGTCGCGCGCTGCTGCTGGTGACTCCGCGTGAGCGCCGCATGCTGCAAGTGATCGAGCGTGTGACTGGGCAGAAGGTGGCCGAGGTTCGCCTGCCGGACGCCCAGGCCGTTCTCGATGCGCGCATCAAGAAGCTGACCAACAGCCTGGCGCCGCTGGTTGCCGAAGCCGAATCGACCCACGGTGACCTGTTGGATCGCCTGACCGCCGATATCGGTTGCAGCCCGCGCGCCCTGGCCGCGGCCCTGCTGCGCAAGGCCACCAACGGCCAGGCGCTGAACCTGGCAGCGATCGAGAAGGAGCGTCCGCTGGTGCCGAACAGCACCCCGCGTGGCGACCGTCCTGAGCGTGGCGATCGTCCGGATCGCGGTGATCGCGAGCGTCGTGCACCGATGCCTCTGGCCGAAGGCCGTGCCCGTTGCCGTACCGCGCTGGGCGCGCGTGACGGTATCGCGGCGAAGAACCTGCTGGGCGCCATCCTCAACGAAGGCGGCCTGGCCCGCGAAGCCATCGGTCGCATCCAGGTGCGCGACAGCTTCAGCCTGGTAGAGCTGCCGGAGGAAGGCCTGGAGCGTCTGCTGGCCAAGCTGAAGGACACTCGCGTTGCCGGCAAGCAGCTGAAACTGCGTCGTTATCGCGAAGACTGA